ttttgaACTCAAGATTCTAAATTCCTTAGTTTATTCATCACCACACATTGAGTCTGCGTTCAATCACTAGTTTAATGTAAGTTGGAACCGCCGGCTTTTTGTCGTAAGCATCCCTATCTCCCTCCAATCTTCTTGCTAGTGCCCCCCCTCCCCCGACTCCACCGCTGCCGCCGCTTACACCTAAACCCTCCTTCCACACCTCTTTCCCAACCCCCACTCCTGGATCCCCCGTCCCTTTTCCCTTACCCTTCCCCTCGTGCTGCCAAATTTTGGTCACATTTAGATATGTAAATGAAGCTATGTAATTGACTTATAGGTTGGATTACATCGAGTATTGGATAATATGCATATAAAGGATTATACGGGCAATATCgtatttctctttttcttctcccGTGATGGGTGGGGTAAGGGTTACAGACACTAGCGGATGCAATGGAAAGTGGGGAGTGACCCGCTTCCTCCCcaaaattttagaaattcttCTATAACTCTTTAAAAATTTGTAAATGTTTCATATATATCCTTGTAGAAATTAGGTTTTGCCCCCTTctccaaaattttaaaagtcctttttatctctctttaaaatattaaaagttTCACTTATATCTCAATGAATATTGTGTTTTTGTCCCTCAAATTtttaacaagaaaagaaaaaaagaatgacGTCTTCACAAATTTCGCCCCCCCAATGTCCCAAGCTCTGGTTCTGCTAGTGGTTGCAGAGGTAGGAAGTGGTGGATATTGTGGTTTTTCAAAATCGCCCCAAAACTCTAATAATAACACCTAAAAGAAAAACTCCgttagaaaatattttttaaaaaaaataaaaaatacagcaAAGTTTTATAAAGCATTCCAAAAAATCTAATCCAAATGGACATGTTTTTTATTTCGCCCATTTTATGGTGATCGAAAACAGAATAATTCAAAACTCAAATTACTTGAACCAATATTACTATGTAATTCCCTATATGTTAGGCCAAGTGTAGTTTTTTCACACCATGAACATATTACTTCCAGAAAGACCAACATGAGACACCACCCTCCATATAGACGAATCAGGCTGGTGATAGAGGTTAGTTTCCTAAACTTTGTGCCAATCGTCCAATTTGAGGTCTACAATAAACTTTTAATCGCATTGTGTGCTCCAGAAGCAGAGGAGCGCCACAATGGAAGAATGTGGTTTTGGTCTATAAGCATTTTGTCTACCTATACACTCAACCCTCAAAACTTATTAACCCTAAACAAGGGGAAAAGAGGTAACTTAATGCTCattaaatttcttctttttccttctttcttccattcCTAAAATGTACACCAAACATCAGCCACTCCAAAGAGTTGAAGATATCTGTATGCTCCTGCTGCTTCGCTTCACTTTGAGATATTCATTTGAGTACCCAAAATTTGGCACCATAGGCGACATTTGTCCACTTAGCCAAATTTGAACATTTCTATTCAATAAAAGCGTCTTTAGTGCTTGTAACCCTAAATCCTAggatttttgtttcaaatatgGGTTATATAGAAAATTTTCTCTACTATAATCTTTATTAGGGTCAATCAGATTACAATATTTTGCTTTGAGATCATTTAGCCAATTAGTGTTGAATCTTAGGATATTAGTACGAAAGTCATTTATAAACATGTGAAAATCAATTAAGAAGATTCATAACAATTGTTATGAACTAGATATGGACAGTTCAAATTAGATTTTATTCTTGAACAAGAAtccattttttgatttatttcatttgtttCATGTCTGGAACAGGGGAGGATACATCTTATACTACTATTTTGAATTAGAAgagaaatttcaaaaaatgacaAATCTATTCACTCTACTAATAATTGAGTTGAATCTAGTGCAACATAAGGGATTTGCCTTTTCTATTGATTCCTATGTATTGGATCAAAAACAATTCTTGAATGAGGTATTTAACTCCAGGGAtgaattcaaaaaagaaatcttTATTGGTTCTACCTCTTATTTTTTTACGAAGAGAATGAATCTTTTTCTCAAATCCTCTATAACTCAGAATTTTCTATTTCTCTGGCCAGTTCCGCcctacctttttcttttcctgatGTAAAATCAGACATGTATCCGACACAGTCTTGGTGGTTGTGGTACGTGATTCTGGTGCTTGTCCTTTCAATGCCAGATTTCTTTAGTTAGACAAAGTTGACTCGTATTTCTTACGCTGATGCACATTATGGTTCATAACCTGACCTAACTTTGATGATGTTAGCATTATTGTTGGATTCAAATAGAACAAACTTGAGGTTGTTAAGCTGTAGTTCTTTGCTGGACCATTTGTCTTTAATGCCCTTCTGCATAGAATTGCAAATATCAATGGCCTATATCACTGGCATCTAATTAGTGACAGGATTTTGATGAATATGCATTGTTCTCCTTTCAGAATCTTGACGTCCAATTCTGAAATgtcttctctttctctctttcataTTCTCAGGAGGAGGGTTCTTCAAGCATTAACTCCAGACCGGAGTGAATCATTGAACACTTATTTCTCCTaccaaaagggaaagggaaaaaacaACTAGGAAATCATAGTCCATGGAAAACCATGATAAATTATTGAACCACATTTGCAGGCAAAATGCCAAATGTTGCTGCTCCCAAATATAGAAGTATGTGCATTGATCACGTGACCTGTCCCTCAATTTCTTACATTGTTTTCAACATTAGATTGGAAATATTACGTACACGCGATGGTTTGCAACCTTTTTCAACATAATGATGTGAATATTGAGAAGACGGAATAACTATTCTTTTTTACACCGATTGGTAGTGGAGAAGTTTTTTGCACTTTTTATGAAATTGGTGTGTGTTTGGATcgcaccttatttttttcaaatttttttgctTGTATCATAcgcatatttttcatttttttttatcttacacaAACATCACATCAAATGAGtgttatagtatttttttttcaaaaaattatcctaaataatcttctatccaaacacactggTGTCACTTATCATAGTTGCTAGTTATAGTcgactcttttttcttttggggttTTTGGATGTAGTCATTACTCTACTActccagtttttatttttaaatcatagtacaattgGGTGACAACTATATGTTTTAAAGGTACGTAGATTATTGGTTGACGTTACTGATCTAGTCATTGTATAATTGATTTGAATGATTTGATCGGGTATGATATGGGTGGAatgcaaaagcaaaaaaattgtTCAATTACATTCCACTGGTCTATGAATCATCCAGAATTGATTCTGATCTGATTGTACAAATTTTAACTCCATAATTATTTCAAAGATTGATTTAATTGGATTCTCCATtgtttagggaaaaaaaattcgAATCATATATCCAATTCCCATGATGTTCGTTTGTTTTAACCAATCTTAACTGTTTCACAGCAAATGAAGCATCATTTCAAGTCACTCCTAAGtgcctgtttgataacataaaaaaagtgctgaaactgaattcattcagacattcagatgttgtgggtgtttgataaataaaaattcacctgctgaacttattaagtggtgctgaatttgtatgtatttttttcagcacaagaatcgtagctgaatgcttaatttgataagaatcaagagatttacttcaactactttatcttatctaccaactATATCCatgtttgttaattacattcaaaatccttatataattaaacaacctaatatttcctattcaaaatccttatctaattaaacaaaacaaccttgatattctctattcaaaattttttttaacaatagtattttttttgcagtaattttcatccacaaacgtttatattttgatatatattttttttctacatataaatattatttatgtgATGCAGCTTATCCACACACACGTGGCTTTATGACACCATATCGAAATATTAGATATTGGTTGTCTGATTTTCAAAATGCTTCTCGTCCAAGATCAAAAGAAGAACGTTTTAACCAAGCACATGcaagattgagaaatgtaacTGAACGTGCTTTTAGAATATTAAAAGCTCGTTTTCCCATTCTCAAAACGATGAAACCATACCCTTTTCCCACACAAAGAAACATTGTCATTGTATGCATTGCTCTTCACaatcattgtcattttcatacctaacaattttaagttaattaaatcataggttttatttcctttttggattaaaagatagaaggaCAAAATTGTACAATCTAGCTTATTAAGCATTAAATTATGAATATTTATCgaacagtataaatagattcagtattaagattcagacattcatatatctcttttcagtgcttaaaattcagcaaattaattatttcagtattcagaattcagaattcagaattcagtGTTATCAAACGGAGCCTAAGACTCCTAAACCAGACTGGAAATGCCCAGTTGAAAGGAACCAAATATAATCAACAACAAAGATTTACCACTAAATTTTACTTATCAGTTGGCTAGCTCCAGATGAATAGCAATTTGGctcttcattttatttaatttcatgCATTTGTATGATGCATATGTCTAAGGGAAAGTATTGCCAATTTAAATAACTTCCAGATTTTCCTACATTCTATTTCGTAATTCAAGCATTATGGTACATGGTGCATGtggtttataaaaaaaaaaaaatttaaaaggagCAACCTACAAATGCGAAATATGCGAATGATTTCTCAATAATTGCTCAGTCTTTAAGTAAACTACTTTCTTCAAATCGCAGTACAATATGCGAAATATGCGAATGATTTCTCAATAATTGCTTATCATGTTAGGGTGGTTATCTATATTTAACATCAGGTGAAAACCATCACCTATTAAACCCAAGATCTATATGGTGATCATTAAGAAACAAATTAACATTAAAATAGCGGAAGTGTACCTGAATCCATGTTGACAAACTTAATACTTGAATCCTTAGAGAGTTTGGGGTGGCCTTCCAGGTCAACACGTATTTACCCTTTCCTTTGAGAGAGCcctttagtttctctctggtatctttcctaATGATGAGATATCAGGGAAGAGCTATTTTATGGTATTAGGAAATACGACAACTAGAATGATACCTATGACCtggggaccataaccctatttataggtaacagtcctgttaccttttggaaccctatttcagcccatcatagaaataggagcccttaagtctctacacattaaaggcccacatcctattagatacattaagtccaaactatatttgatcactttaattgggctttgatcactttaattgggcttaaccttaattgacagtttgcaacacataattattcacatataagtccaatgttggattaaggatccaacatATCAAACGTACTTTAAAGTTCAGGGAATCCTATGACGAGTTTTCACTTACAGAAGGTCTGTCTATCAGAAGGGAACATTTGATGGACAACAACTAGGAAATTCCAAccaatacacacacacacacacacacacacacatatatatatatatatatatatatgtatggggggagggagtgtaagcgaGAGGTTTCGGGTTCGAGTTCTCCCGCTTACACTTATAGAGACATAGACACAACAAGAGAATGGTAGTTAAAACATTTAATCTTATTTAAGAGGTATGGAGTTTTAGAACGGTTTTGATAGGCTAGTATATTCTAGCAAGAGAATATACATATTGATTGATTGGATTAATTTTCCCACACTATCAAATGcaaagattttttttgttttatatgaGGGGCCTTGAATGTATGCtacatatttaaaaaaaaattaaaattcgaGTGTAAATTTTGCGTATAGAACTTTTTTACACCAACAAGTGCAGGAAAGGTTAATTTCTTCCTTTGGATCTCAAAAAGAGATAGAACGGAAAAGAattgtttggaaaaattctcTGTGTTATAAAAATTCATTGGACGCATAAGCTGCCTGACATCTAAATAAATTATCTCTAGGAGGCTATGTAACTAAAAAAACACGTTGAAATTTAATCTGCTAAAACAGTTTTGCAATTTTAAAACTTTGTTCGGCTGAATTTCATTTCATGCCCTCACTACTTTACATCAATTTAGACTCTgcttctccccctttttttatTGGCAAAGTTATTAGAAATGAGGTTCTAGATTGCCAAATTAATAAACAGGGTGCGACTTATGCatttaacaaataaattttgCCTAGTTACCCTTGAGGGTATCAGTTGCAGCAAGCAAGCAGATTTTGTACAAAAAGCACTTATGCCTCCTCCTACACCCGAgaaaattgaatattttcatCGATTTGAAAAGCTGCCTGCTCCTACATAACGGTTTAAAATAAGTTCAAAGAATACAGCGAAACATTATGACATGTTATTTGAAATACTCATTATTTACACATATTAACTTATTTACATCGTCAAcgcatttttcaatcactttttttttaatctcatatACATCCTATTAAAAAAGTGTTacgatattttaaaaaaaaattattccaattCTCAAGTAGTTCAAATCCATTCTATCTCTTTCTGTGACCAATTTTCCATGCCTTGTGACGAGGACATGCAAGCTGTCTGTCAAGTTCTAGATGATTTAATGTTTGTTTTATTATCTAGAACAAACATTAAATCATCCTCATCAGCTTTGGTGATGTAACCGATATGACCTCATTGTTACGATGTCAGCTTGTATGTCAATAAGATGACCTCTTGTCGTTTTTGCTGTGAGCTATGTTGGCTGGTTCAGAAATAATTACAAGCTCAGGGTTGTTGACTCTGCAACTTTTTATCCCATCATCCTCAATCATTATCTATTGAAGACGGTGACTGGTACATtccaaaaggaaacaaaaaataaaataagaaaaagaatgaTCTACAGGCACAAACCTAACTTTGAAGATagatattttaaattttcaaaaattttattcgaatgaaaaatcaaaaagtTTGAAGCCATCTCTCACACCATTTAGGTCAAAAAGTTTGTAGATTATGTTTCAGTCAAACTCAATTATTTTTTAGAGTGAAAACATACATTCAAGAAGGAAAGTGATGCGAATTAGAAAGTTTAAAGTctaattatgcaattaaagttaCACATGTTATGTTTTAATATCGAGCGATTAGGGTTAATTTTGAACCCTCCTACTtacattattttaaaaaaaagttacgTTTTAATATTTGTTAAATCTATTGATAACTTTTCTCATCAAATCGTGGATACTTATTTATTTTGTCCAATTGGctaatatggattgagaaacaTCTAAATGATGGCCTGCTATTGGACAAACTCACAAAGCTGTACATATCACGTGTGTATCAGAAATCTGAAATAATTTATAGCCACTACTTTCCAGACCAACAAATTAATAAAAGAGAAATTttatgtgtttggattgtaaattatttgagatatttttactgtaacactttttgtgatgtgatgtatatgagataaaaaggtaattgggaacaTAAAAatgtgtattggaaattgtaatggtgatgtaagcaaatatatttgggcaAATAATCTCCTGTCCAAACACAGGGTTAACTTTGATAGATGAGCaattttaatccccaaattttggacGAAAATAAATTTGGTACCCAAACTTTCAACTTTTGAACAAAGTTAGTACTTATGACGGTTTTTTCCTAAATTGCTATTTGAAAGAGTCACGTGATAGTCACATGTCTAGCAACTATTaataaaaaattgccaaaaaatgcaaaatatccttttGATAATATTATTAGTTCTTAAACTTAGAATTTCGTGTCAGAAGGATATTTTACTTGATAAAATTATTGGTCCTTAAATTTAGTACTTAATGTCAAAAGGATATTTTACGTGATATTTAGCGTCAGAAGAATATTTTACAATGAGCTGGTTTCGGTTTatcatttcatgtgattatgAAGTCTGGATAATCAGTTTTTGTCGATGTTCTGGTttgtttttatatttaattataaattttttgaaagctaaaaaaaaagttgttgtTCGTTATATTAACAGAGACAAAAATGTTCGGCTAAGTTCTGTGGCGGATTGCAGTTGCAAGGATTGGTATTTTGGAATGGTAGGCGAAAATATATAACAAACTCTTTATTGGTGAGCTAATGGTTAACAGCAGTGCGAATTGAATAAATTCTGCCCCTTCCGAAACTtcgaaacaaaagaaaacgttATTACTACAACTTGTATCCAGTTTCAGTCCCATCCATGCATAAGGATATTTTTTTACCTTGGACAAAACTGCACATATCACGTGTATCGGTAATCTGAAATAATTTATAGCCACTACTTTCTAGACGAACAAATTAATAAAACTGTCCCTATTTCAAATTCTAGAGGACAATTCTGTTTCACCTTCCATGTTGTCACAAGACCATTATAAATGGGACTTGAACACATTGAGCACAACACACAAAATCAAGGCAAAGCAGATCAGCTTATTCGGCTTTGCTTCAtcaaaagaaagcaagagaCGAAAGGGAAATTGAGAGTGATGGAGGTGATTGATGTTCTTCGCATGAATGGAGGGATTGGAGATACAAGTTATGCAAACAACTCATTGGTTCAGGTAACACTAAACTATATTGTACTTGATCTTAATTCTGCCccatatttttgacaatttagTGAATCATTTTCTTCGCTGCACtttttcatataattttttAGCGTCTATTTGGTTCTCTCGGATCaattttaatcttcaaatttggCACCCAAGTTTCTATCTTGGTCTTCATTGTTTAAGTGCATAGTCTTTTAATTAATTCACTACCAATTTGGAGAAAGAAGGAAACCAATTTGATTAGTAATTTTTTACCTTCAATTTGGACATGCAGCAAAAGGTGATACTAATGACCAGGCCAATAACAGAAGCAGCCATTACTGATCTCTACTGCAGCCTCTTCCCCAAAAGCATCAGCATTGCAGACTTGGGATGTTCATCTGGACCTAACACTTTTCTGGCAGTTTCTGAGCTTATCAAAACTGTCGAGAAGAAACGCAAAATTTTAGGACAAAAATCTCCAGAATATCATGTATATCTGAATGATCTTCCTAGCAATGATTTCAACACCATTTTCAAGTCTGTGCCACGGTTTCAAGAAAATCTGAAGCTGCAGATGGAATCAGAGTTTGGACCTTGTGTTTTCGCTGGAGTTCCTGGTTCCTTCTACCAAAGGCTCTTCCCCGCCAAAagtcttcatttttttcactcATCGTATAGTCTTCAATGGCTATCCCAAGTATGTCTTCCCCATTTTCTTTTATATAACATTCATAATGTTTTCATTGATTATAAGTAACGTTGATTTTGCTTCTTAGGTCCCTGAATTGGAAGAGGTTAACAAAGGAAACATTTACATGGCATGTTCAAGCCCTCCAAGTGTGATAAAGGCATACATCGATCAGTTTGAGAAGGATTTCTCGACTTTCCTGAGCTGCCGAGCAGAAGAATTGGTAACTGGTGGCCGCATGGTTTTGACAATTTTGGGGAGAAAAAGTGTAGATCCTTGTAGCAAGGATGGTTGCTACATTTGGGACCTTTTAGCTCTGGCCCTTAAGCAGATGATTTCTGAGGTACATATCTGAATATATGTTGAATAACCTTAGGAAAATTGTCTAAATTGCTTGCAATGCACACTGGGTTTCAGCATAGAACAATTTTTGTTTACTTTCAAACCACTAAACAAATTAGAAATTAGGTTTAATCGAGTTTTATACAAAGAAGTTAATACGCTTGCAATCTTTAAACCAGACATCCGAGTTGTCAATCGTAGAAGTAAAAGAGTTGTACTtttaaattctcaaattacaAAATGTAACTAGCAGAAGTAGAATAATACTCATGAATTCTTAATTGTGCATAGTACTTTAAAGAGAGGACATATGTTCAGAAACAAGTTATGCGTGGTCGGAATTGATTGATTTTGAGGGGTCAGAAATTGGAAGAACCAAATCTtacaattttgataaaattacTACATATTTAGTTAGGATTTCTCCACATGTTTGTATGATCCTCGAGTGATTAATGATATTAATTAGACAACTTCATGTCGACATAACAACTTTGACCGCTAAAACAAAGTATTTAGCAAGGATTCTATGGATTGGTGCTAACACATCAACATCACGATGCAGGGCCTAATTGAAGAAACGAAACTAGATTCATTCAATATCCCACAATACACACCATCACCTGCAGAAGTAAGATCACTTGTTGAGATGGAAGGGTCTTTTACGGTTGATCGTCTCGAGGCAACTGAGATACATTGGAATGCACATGATAGTGAATAttttgaatttgatgaattcaAGGATGGTGGCTATAATGTTGCCAAATGCATGAGAGCTGTGGCTGAACCCTTGCTTGTTAGTCACTTTGGTGAGGGAATAATAGAAGAAGTGTTCTCCAGGTACAAGAAAATACTTTCTGATCGCATGTCCAAAGAGAAGACTCAGTTCATCAATGTGATTGTCTCTTTGGCTAAAAGGGCATGATAATATACAATGTCTTCCCCTAAGAACTACACCTTGACAATggtttgttatgaaatttctttgcCTATACTTGCAAAGAAGCAGTCAAAAGGGACCCGAAAAGGGGGCCCATTGTTATGCTGTACTTTAGTCGTTCATTTTTTCGTGCAATAAAAGATTACGTCGATTGCTGTTGTTGTATTGGTAAAACATATTGTCTTTTACCAATTTGCTTCGTAGATGTATTAAACATAATGAAAACAATCTTACCATTGATCTTCGAGATTATCTTTTTATTGCCAAGGTTTAATGGTaaagtttgaaacaaatatCCACTGCCAGATACATTAAGCTTTTCTGGGATTCAGAGTTTCAAAATGTGTTTGTTACGTGATAATGAAAACACCTCGAGAGTGTCTACCAAAGAATCCAATATGTAAGTCAGAAACCCAACTCTGACCCAAAAACTTAAACTGTTTGGTCTCGGGTCCTTAGTTACATCTAAACCCTTCTTTAACCTGTAGACTTtatttttttggccttttttcaCATAACTTGTAGGTTGTTCAATATATACTTCCTCTTCAATAATTCCATTCAAAAAAGCAGATTTCACATCCATTTGATAAATATTTCAAGAATTATTGGCAGTAATAGATATAATCATGCGAGCAGTATCAAGTCTGGCAACTGGagcaaaaatttcaaattaatcAATACTTGacttttgcttgtatcctttAACCACCAATCTTACTTTGTAACGGTCTATCTCTCTAATTGGCTTGTATTGGTCTTGTAGACACACTTGACACCAATTAACTTCTTCCTAAATGGAAGTGTGATCAACTCCCATgtcttatttttctcaattgcaTGTATCTCCTCATCCATTATTTGACTCCAATGATCACCCATGACAGCCTCCTCAAAGGTAACTCGGTCTCAATCTACAAATAAAGCAAATTTTACAATATCTTCATCAAACAATTCATTATCATTACCAACGACATAATCTTTCAAGCGAGCTGGCATGCAACGTTCTCGTTGTGGACGATTAGGTGACTGCACAAGATTTGATTGCACCCCAGAAAACGAAGAATCACCAGTATGTTGTCTAGACTGCTCTACTGGTTGATTAGAAGAATTCCCTTCATCCAAATAAAATGGCATTGGTGGATACTTTGGTGTAGAATCTGTAACTTTTTTAGTCAAATCCCAAACTCCTTGcttatcaaatgtgacttcTCTGCTAATAATCATCTTTCCTGTATCTAGATTGAGCAGCATGTGACCTTTGGTTTCATGACTATAACCAAGGAAGatgcatttttctgttttgtcatTAATTTCTTCCTAATAGCATTTGGAACATGGGAATTGGCAAgacaaccaaatacttttaaATGAGAAATATTTGATTTCTTACCAGTCCATAACCCCTGTGGTGTCTTTCCGAAATTGCATTGTGTAGGAGACTTGTTAGATACATATACTGTATAAGCAACTGCATCGGCTCAAAAATCTTTAGGCATGTTCTTGGCATGCATCATTGATCTCACTATATCCATTATAGTCTGATTTTTCCTCTCTGCTATTCTATTCTATTGAGTAGTGTATCCGGCTGTCAACTAATGTTTAATCCCATGTTTCTCCAAAAAATCATCATAGACAGTAAATTCAATGCCTCTGTCAGCtctcaaaattttaataaattggcCACTTTACTTCTCAATATATACTTTAAAACTCTTAAAAATATCACAAGTTTCAGATTTATTCTTCAAAAAATATACCCAAAATTTTTCGTTaaaatcatcaatgaaagtaataaaatatttacTACCTCTATTGGTAGGTACCTTAATTGAGCACAGGTTtgaatgtaaaaattctaaCGAACGATCAACCCTTCAAGTCttgtttttagaaaaagaatctctgtgtttctttttcaaaatacaaGACTCGTAAAAAGTGCTTTGTAGAAAAATCAATAGAAGACAGTCCATACACCATATTCTTTCTAACAAGAAAACTCAAACTCTCAAAATTCAAGTAACCAAAAGGCATGTGCCACAAGCAAATATCATAAAAAACAACATAACTAAAGTAATGCAGATCATGACAATCAAACGTGATAGGCCATAAGCGCTAGTGTTCATGTGTACCTTTGCTATTAGTTTCAAACAATCATCAGTAATAGAACCAATGTCATATTTGAATCGTAAATCAAATCCTTTTTTAGTAAATTATCCAAGACTCAGTAAATTATGATGAAGGTTTGGCACATAGAAGACATCAGAgataaaataagatttttcattcttcaaagtaatcttgatttttccttttccaagtACAGACACTCTTTCATTGTTGCCAAACTTAACAAAAGATCTAAAAGATTTAtccaaatcatcaaacataGTTTTGTCATCATAGCATCCGGAATCCAAAAACTaattattctttttattttcttccacTTCTGAGTTGGAGAATAaaatagttttatcattttcacCATTATTCTCTGCTATATTGGCATGCCCGCCTTTATTGTTAGAATTATACAAGCATTCACTTTTCTAATgaccaatttctttttttttttttgtaattatgGCACTGAATATTATGTCTGCAagaattattattttctaactcaCTATTGGGATAATTATTGTTACCTCTCTGTTGGTAAAAATTACCTCTGCCACAACCTCTAAAATTGCCTCTACCACGGTCTCATCCTCTTCCTctgaaattttaatttttttgactGGAGCCATCACCATTCTCTTTGGGTTTATCTATCTGCACCTGCAATGCTTTCGCCATCGTTTCTTTTTCTGCACCATCTTCcaatttttcattaattttttgttCATGAAGAGTTAACCAACCCTGCAATTCTTCAATGGTCATAGTTGAGAGATCTTTTGCCTCTTGAATCACGACAACCAcattatcaaatttcatgggtAAAGTATTGAGGGCTTTTTCTACTAGCACCTCATTACTAAGATCATGAGCATTGTGCTccatctcattttttatgccaATCAGTATGAAAAAATATGATTCAATTGTCTTTGATTTTTTCATAGTGATCAACTCAAATTTCCTTTTCA
This Coffea arabica cultivar ET-39 chromosome 3e, Coffea Arabica ET-39 HiFi, whole genome shotgun sequence DNA region includes the following protein-coding sequences:
- the LOC113737778 gene encoding S-adenosyl-L-methionine:benzoic acid/salicylic acid carboxyl methyltransferase 2-like; the encoded protein is MGLEHIEHNTQNQGKADQLIRLCFIKRKQETKGKLRVMEVIDVLRMNGGIGDTSYANNSLVQQKVILMTRPITEAAITDLYCSLFPKSISIADLGCSSGPNTFLAVSELIKTVEKKRKILGQKSPEYHVYLNDLPSNDFNTIFKSVPRFQENLKLQMESEFGPCVFAGVPGSFYQRLFPAKSLHFFHSSYSLQWLSQVPELEEVNKGNIYMACSSPPSVIKAYIDQFEKDFSTFLSCRAEELVTGGRMVLTILGRKSVDPCSKDGCYIWDLLALALKQMISEGLIEETKLDSFNIPQYTPSPAEVRSLVEMEGSFTVDRLEATEIHWNAHDSEYFEFDEFKDGGYNVAKCMRAVAEPLLVSHFGEGIIEEVFSRYKKILSDRMSKEKTQFINVIVSLAKRA